Part of the Ammospiza caudacuta isolate bAmmCau1 chromosome 3, bAmmCau1.pri, whole genome shotgun sequence genome, gccagcctgggcagtTCCAGAGGCATGGACCCACAGCAGATGATTTGCTTGTgccaggaggagaaagagaaaggagggcTAGAACTCATTCTTCCAGGTGTTCCCAAACTGATCTTTCAGCAGGGAAGTCCCAGTTACAGTTAAGAGAACTCTTTCTCCATTCCACCCTTGTGGAGTTGTAAACAGCAGTGGAGCATGCAGTCTAAGGCACAATAAATTGGTTTTTGAAGTTACAGGATTACCAAGTCTATCTAGAAGCTGTGAGTGCAGATCACTCAGCcttaggggagaaaaaaatacagcaccAGTCATTCTATCAAACCCTTCTCCAGTGAAATTACATATCAGAGCAGCGCTGAAAgaaaatttgcatttcaaatggaaagggaaaatatgTCTTTGCAGAACATCATGGGGTTGGCAGTAATAAATCATGGTACTGTCAGAATGGAAGTGGGTTCCTGCAACTCTTGCACTGCTTTCTGTAACCTCTGTTGTTGCTGAGGAAGTGAAATCTGGTTAGCCCACAACTTAGCACACAACTGTGTGCAAGACTTCTTCAGatcttttattgcttttcccAGCATTCATGCTTcacatttttcataattttatcAAATTGAGAAAATTTCAGGTTTCAAATGTCTTCACAGACCCTTAACATGGCAGCTGCTCTATTTCTAGTTAGGTCTGAATTCTTCAGGTACACCTATGGCTCTGcctcttcttttctctctctctctctctctctttttttttttataatgttCTCTATAAAACAAACAACTTCTCTATAAAAGCTTTATCCTCTGCATCTGACATAGGTACAGTATCTGGAATTGCCAGAATCAGTTCTCTGATAAAGCTTTATCTTTGTTTAATGATGGCAACATGAGCTGCCTGCCCTAAGGAAGTAAATGAATTTCAGAAAGAACTTCAATTACTACAGATACTATTTTCAGGCTGTGATTACCCACTGCTGAAATGCCAGATAGACTATTTCTTAATTGTTTGCCTGAACAGTTTTTCTGGCCAATGCAAGGCAGCAGGATCTCACACTTGTCTTGGCACCAGGTGTTGCACAGAGATTTAAAGGCTTGCCTCTCCAAAAAGTCTTACCTAATAAAGAAACTGTGGGATATGAGTGGGCAAAGCAACTGGAAGAACTGAGAGAGGAGCAAAAAGGGAAATGTGGTCAAAGAAACCCGTGGTTTTATGGAATAGATGTGGGGATATGGCTGGATGTCTGCAAATCTAGTTGTTCAAAGATATCATGTATTATAATCAGGTGTGGAAGTATTTATTATGTAACAAGCTCTTTCATTCTGTTAAATGCAAGAGTGACCAGCATTAACTTCCTTAAACACAGCCTCTTCCCAAATGCCTACTGCCAGCATCCTGAAGCAGCTCTCAGCTCTGATGCCACCAGGGGAGGTGCTAGTGACAGACCatgaaaaatgctttgaatTTGGCTTCAGAGAACTCAATGTCTGTTACTTAAACTGAATTGATCCACCTTTGTGTACTTGAATTAAGGGAAAAGTGGATAATAATAATGTAGCTGGGACCTCCATTTTCCCCATGGCTTTCTTTGCCCTTTTGTGTCTGTGCCACTCTCACCTCCTCTAATTTAGTCTGCAATTACAGAACATAGTTAAGTACCAAGATTCTCATTACTTACAGACCTTGCAGATCTGCAAAAGCTATTTCACCTCTCCCTCCTGGCGTGGCTTAGTGAGTCGCTACCCAGACCTTGCCCAAgcaattttttcccttgtatGATTAAGGGCTAAAATAATCAGAAATCCCATGTAATGGTCAGCATTCAGTCACCATTTATTATGAAATGGCTTAAATAGAGGTCACAGAATACAGAATTAGGTCTGAAGGAGACCTCTGGAAATCATGAAGTCCATCCCCCCTGTCCCACCAGGGCTACCtagaggtgacacaggaacgTGTCCAAGTGGGTTagaatgtctccagagaggaaAACTCCATTacctccttgggcagcctgttccagtgctctgccaccctcaatgTAAGGAAGCTTTCCCTCCTGCTGAGGTGAAAGTTCTTGTGTTTTAGCCTATGGCCTTTGCTCTTCAtactgtcactgggcaccactgacaACagtctggcaccatcctctgGGCACCCACCTTTGAGATATTTACATGCATTAATGAGATCCCTTCTGTCTTCTCTCCTCTAAACTATCAGACTCAACCCCCACAGATACTTCTTACAAAAGAGATGCTCCAGAGCCCCCATCATCTTTGTGGTTCCCCACTGGGCCCTCTCCGGTCACATCTTGTCTTTCTggtactgaggagcccagaagtggacacagcactccagatgtgccttCCCTAGGTCAGGACCttctcccttgacctgctggccacactattccCAATGCACCCCGGGATccactggccctgctgggatccacaagggcagtgccagctcatGGGCATCCACCAACATTCCCAGGTTCTTCTCGgccaagctgctctccaggaggtcagtccccagcctgtgctggcacttGGGGTTATTCCTCCCCATCTGCAGGGCCCTACACTTGGCCTTGCTGAACTTCATTCAGTTTCTCTCCACCCAATTTTCCAGCCTATCAAGGTCCCACTGAATGACAGCACAGCCTTCTGGTTTATCAGCCACTCCCCACAGTTCTGTttcaaacttgctgagggtcTCTTTCCTTTAACTGCCTTTCACTGAATGGAAGAGAGGATCTTTCCTGTTTTAGTTCACGTTAATCCCTAACTAATCACATACTGGTTTCACTGTCAGAAATATTGTGTTGAGGGCCCTACAAAGACACTCTGAGCATGGAATTACTCCTGCATTgtacatttcttattttaaaggaaggacacctttttaattttcagttgtGATCATgtagaaaacataaaatatcTGAAACTTCTATTTTATAGatagtattttaatttcaagaTGTAAAATACAAAACCCCTAGAAGCAATCTTAAGGATATTTCCACAAAGACTTTTTTAATGGTTTCATTTTTATATTGCAAGTTTGTTACCttggaaaatgcaaatatatacCATCATGAATTGTAATATGGGACATACAAAGACTCCTTCATGTAGCATAAAAGGATTGTGATCAAATAATCAAATAATTTAATGCAGCAAAGGTTAGTTTAAAAAGTATCCAAGTATGTATTCCAGACATAGACAGCAGATGTTGATTTACAGCTGGACCTGTGATGGAAGGCATCTTCTGCCATTATCCCTGTaatgaggaagagaaagagaattgCTGCCGGCATGTGCATTTAAGCTTGGTGGTATTAAACTGAACTGACATTCAACACATGCCCTTCACCTGCAtctgtcctgtccctctgcaaGTTGTTTGGAAGTCCAGCTCTAACCAGCTCTTTACAGTACAGGGCAGGCaaggaaaaaatgcaggaaagtCCCCTAGGAAGTGACTCCCTCCTTAGCCTAAACCCACTGACCAAAACTCGAGAGACACCAATGATATGCATCATATTATGCAGAAGAAAGGAGAACTTCTATGGTTTTAGGGTACAGAACTGAGAACAGAAGCCCAAGTTAAAACTGAcacttttccagttttcctctGTTTCCCCAAATCTGAGCTTGGTAAGGCCAATTCCAATGAAGTCAAGTTTGGGTTAGGTCTTTGTACTCTCTGTGCCTTTGTACCTGCAAGGCAGGATTGATAGCAAATCTTTTGGCTAGGGATATGACATGTGACAATAGCCTCGTGATTGATGTAAGTAAAAAAACCAGATTTTTCATATCAGCTAGTGGAGATAATTCTTGCATTTTGGCCCGTGGGAACTCATGACATTTGAtaactgatttctttttaaaaacactaCACTGAAGAGTGTCCATGAAAAGGGGACAGGCTCATTTTAGTTATTCCATCAGATCAATTCCTGAGCAgaaaaggctggcagagcttgcaggagAATTGCATGTTAATAAAGTTGGAGGTCACTCATTTTTCTAGTTAATTATTACTTGACAGAAATGCATTTATGAAAGCCATGCTACGTATAACTATTTAACTATACTATGTACAGCTGTttaaagaaagggaagaagcaGATATTTCTGAGGCCAGTGCCAGCATGCAAATAATTATCTATCCCATTCCTATAATCATCTTGGCCTTATCATTCTTACCTGGTGTGCATCTGAGATTGTGTAAGTATTCCAGGTAATACTGTCATGTGGGATGGCAGTTTCTATGCCACACTTTTTCTCTACTTTTGGAGAGTATCTGTCTTTGGTGAGGGGAAAGATCTTGACTTCCAGAGTCATCTCCAGTTTCAGACAGTGACTTACCTGTCTCAGAGGTGCAGCCCTGTCACTGCAGCACGGTACATTGCCTGCTGCTGTAGGCGCTGCTGTGGTCCAGCATTGGCATGTACATTTTAGCCACAATGCAGTAGCTGACTCCAGGCCTCAAATCTTCTATTTTAATTACCTTGTCTTTCCCTTCATACACCAGGACCCTGTGTTGCTTCATACAGAGTGGAGAAAGAAGAGCCAATCAAGCATGTTTCCCTAGCAAGTGTGTCTGAGAGTAAAGTTCAATGAGAACAGAGGATGCAGAACAGCACATGAACTTACACAAACTCAACAGCATTAATAacttatttatgtttttaaaagaaaattcccttccccctcccccccccagaTTCCTCTCCAGTAccaattttttaaactaggtAATGGATTATGAAGTATTAAGTTGATGGAAAATAATACAGGGAGGAATTACAAATCAGTTCAATCAAATTCAATTCCTGAAAGATAAGCCTACTTGTTTTCAAACACTTGCACAGTCATTGCTGCTCTCACAATCCCAGAAGACTCTttcaacagcaaaacaaatagggtgtGCCCACACTTTTCTGGCTATTCAATGGTAAAGGGTTCATATCTGAATATGCTCTTACCTCATCTAGCAAGTTGTTAATTATGAAGACTTGATACAGCAGATCATAATAGTTTGTCATTGGTATTTTGCTGCCTCTCTTCCTTCTATAAGGAGAACGCGGAGCCTGGAGCTTTACTGTTATGGATTTGTTGCTATGAACCACAGTGACCATTGGAGGTCCTATCATagctatggaaaaaaaacccaaagctaTAAACACAATTATAGGTTATGAATAATATTTGCAAGAATGCAATTTGAATCCTTTCAACAAATGCTCATGGTACCAACAGTATATTATGGTGTACTTACTCCTCAAGTGACACTTTGTAAATTCTTGCTTCTTGGtgtttatttggtttggttATTGTTATTTTGGAGGTGACATTTCCTGTGTTTGTAAATCTATCTTTGAGCCAAGCTTTTTGAAATTCCTTAGAGCCGATGTTGCTATGTGCTGACTGGTCaagaaaaattccaaaattgccctgattttctttttccctcgTATTTGTCTTTGTGCTTTCTGCACAAAACATCCAGTTAAACCATTTCAGCTGTGCCAAGGATGCAGTTTATGTCATcactttcaaatattttggaaTCAGCTTGGTTAAACACAGCTAAGGCTTGAAGCCTATGCCTGCGTATATGTGtgtgcagcaccagcagtgtggggacacgggacagcagctgccacaCAAATCCCtccaagaggaggaggaggtggcacagggcaAGATGTTCTGGTTTTGCTACAAGGCACTTTATGTCAAAGCTTGTGGTTTCATCTGTGCAGGAGGCTCAAGGTAATTTGCACTTCGGGGCTGTGGAGTGACCCACGCTGGCAATTTGATTTGGCATTGGCCAGTGAGGGAAAACAGGTTAATTCATGGTGAACTTGCTGGTAGGTAGACTGCTATTGTTCATTGTGGGCAGTCCTCCATTTCTAACATACTGTGGCACTATAATGACAGTGCTAGCCAAAAGCTTTGCACATGTCCTTTCTGTGTCCTTTCCTGCAGTCGGAATAACACATAAATGTGACAAGAATAGTGGCCACACACCACACAGCTCTGTTCTCTCTTCTCCCCACAAGGAAAAAATGCTTCCTTTTTTATTGTCTTGAGTCCTGTCTTTCCAGAAGCTCCAAAAATGcctaaaaattatttgtgtacTTCCATGCCCAGAGGAAGAGCTCGaattaaagggattttttgatCTTCTAATTACTGGTAAATGGCTGTTTAGCCATAATCGCTTGGCTTTCAAGTGTGTGGAGAACTACTCTGGCACAACAGTTCACTGGAGAGCTATTACTCACTTCTTTACACACAGCTTTGTGGCTAGAAAAGGATAACTCATGTTTGCAAGTTGTGAGCAGAAATGATGTGTTTCATGCCATGGAAGACCAAACTCCTTCCAGGAAAGTGTTTGCACTTACTTTCTCTCCAAGGAGTGAATCTGCAGCTGAGGCTCCAGCTGGAGTAGAcaccagccagggctgccctcactCTGCTGTAGTAAGGCTCCTGGATGTCAGAGGTCTCATGTGTTAGGTCACAGACATGGCTTGAAATCCCCCAGCACTCATCTTTGTTTTGCCACGTGCTCTGCCCATACctgtggagaaggaggaggaaggatgtAAACTTTAGGGATCACTGCCTGTGTCCATGCAGATTCTCAGCCATCTGTTTTACTCTTGTGGCACTGACAAGTATCCTGCCATGGAAATTAACTGCCTTCAGTTTGATAACAAGGAAGGTTGATTTCATGGGTGCTTGGGAGCTACTGGTTTCTgtcttttctgaaagaaatctAAAGCAGAGACAGGGTCACCAGCACTGTCAGAAGCTGTCTCTTAGCTGCCCCATGGGAGAGGTGGGCAAGCTGTGGCTCAGCCAGTGTGCTCACTGGTGGGCAGAATGCTGGCTTTCACTAAACTGTTCCTCAAGGGCAATAATCATTTCAGGCAATCACCAGTGTGCCAAGGATGGGAGCAGACCCTGGAGACCAGCCCCTAATGTTGCCTCAATCTTTCCAAGCAAGGCACCCTGAGACAGTGCTGTGGGCAAGGTAGGCCACTGATATGCATTTAATGTACTATTATAGAATAACTTGACCTACCCAGACCTGCTTGAGGCAGGTGGCTGGACCCAGTGGCTTTCAGAGGTCCCCTGCAAACTACATTTTCCTTCAAATCCTTGGTGCAATGAGGGTGCAGAGCATGGTGCTTACTCCTTGCCTGCCTTGTGCTGCTTGACTGCTCCTTATGGGATTGGTAAGTGCAGAAACAACTGAGAGCTGGCAGCCAAGCAGGACATGGCTGCTGCCCTGGAATGAGAACCTCCTGCCACCTGAGAAATCATTTTatgcccagcagggctgagccccagcccagtGGGAGGCGCTGGTACTTACACTTTGTACTGCACAAAGTAGAGCGCATCTCTGGCCTCTCTGGCCCACCCAGGCTGCCAATGCAAAGTGGTGTTGAAATTTAACGAATGGAACTCTACCTTCTGTGGCTTAATCGAATCTTGCAGGTCTTGGTTTCCCAAAACTAAAAGCGCTGCAGATAAGAAGGAATAATAACATAAGGGGTTTGTCACAGACACGCTCCTCCATGCTGGAATCAGAGGGTATTGCTACAGACCATGTTGCTTCATGACTAGCAGACCACAGGGAAATTAAATCTCCTGGATCTCACATTCTAAACTTTCCAAGTCACGAAGTCGAGCAGTTGCAAAAGAAACACAGTTAGAACTATGAAAGGAATACTTTTATGTGGTCTGAGTGTTTGAGGTGGGagtttttgctgtttgttttgggtttgtttgttcattcattgttattttgttttccttttttccttttatgttgGTTTATTGGTATATTTTTCCTTAGTGAGTTtgctgctgtgaaagatgcccGATGATCATCCCAGGAAACAAACCCTTCAAATCTCTTCACAGAATCTGCAGTGAGCATCCCCATCAATACTTAAAAGTCAAGTGCTCTTTCTTGCTTTACTCCACAGCTCAGCTTTAACCTGAAGAGATTATAGCTCTTTTAACTGTTACCACAGTCGTGTTTACCAGCTCCTGCCTAATAAACAACCACCTGAAATTCACTTCTTTTCTTGTCTGTAGCACTGGAAAAGCTGTCTGACAATTTTCAAGATCATCTATTTTCAAGATGATCTTACTTACTATATTACTTATAACAGGTTCAGTTAACAACCTCTCTGAATCATTCAAACCCTaatatttttgtgggttttgcaACCCAGATAACAGCAGCTTTTAACCTGGCAGAGCACAGAATCAGATAAGACTTGTACTGGCTGAACTAAAACTGGTAATACAGCCATGAAAAAATCTAACAGCTAACACGATCATTTTATCTCCATTTCAGAACCTGGAATGATAAAATAACAAACTAATTTGAAAGTGACTAGCTTTTGAAACCCACCAAAAGATACAGAGATTTCTTAACTCATCCAAAAAATTCAATAACAAGCCCTGTCCTTCCACTCCCCCTTGCCTTCCCACATAGGAAAATAGCAAAAAGCCCTTACTTACAAGTTGTCTCATCCTGAAGCAGGTGCATCAGTaagcagaggaaggaaagcatgatCCTCCTCATGCTTAGGAGTGCAGCTCCATGACTGAAAAGCACCTCTCTTCCTCTTGGGCATGTCCTATGAGGAAGTAATTGTTAAGCACTCCAGAGTTCCCCTTATTTTCAGTGGTTTCCAAATTCCCCGGTTTGGCTTTGGTTTAATTTAACTGCAAAACATATGAGTAGCTCTAAATTAAACATGAGCAATTGTTCTTTCTTGGCAGCTGTGGTCATGCAGAGTTTGGAACTAATTATGAACCAAGCCATTATGAAAAAGGTCCTTTTTTTAACACACTAATTCCCAGATGATGTCTGCCAAAATTGCTTTACCCCATAAATTTATCACAGAAGTTTTCTTGCTTGCCATGTtaagatttttaatattttatttatttatttatttttatttatttatttactttcagCTCACTAGTTGCTCAGAGCTGAAGAACACAAGAAATTTTGCTCTGAAGATATAAAAGACCTACCCATGGGATGCGCTTTGGGTTTGATGGACTGCCTCTGGGCCAAAAGCAAGAGCTGGAGTTTGCAgatgtgctggtggcaggacaTCATCTAGGGGGCTGTCACTGGAGGAATGAGGGGCTGTGAAATCACTTCTGGCTGTTGAACAGCATGTTCATCCCATGCTGGCTGCCGGGGAGATGCTGGGATGCTGGGGAAATTGCAGGACAGACAGCCTCCAGACTGGAATTAGGAAGATAAGCCCAGCCCACAGGGCAAAGTGCCACTCTGGGTTGGACTTTCAGACTGCTGGGAATCGTATGCCCCAACTGGTGCAGGTGTGCTGCACACTGCCTGCACAAATATTGGCATTTGTCGGTGTTATCCTCTGCATCCTGCCTGCCCAACGTGTCCAACCCTACAAGCTtgaccccagggctggggatgctggggctctccgttgaaaaaaatctcactttGTTCTTGCAAATGCTTTAATGCAGTCTGCCAGGTGGGAGAGGAGTTTTGTGCTCCTGGGATGTGTGGAAAGCTCAGACAATTCTGTTGCTGGTGGGGAACGCCGTGCTGCTGCCTAGGCTTGCCCCTCTCTCTTCCGTCCCCAAAAGCTCCCCGATGCTGACACCCACTGGTACTTCACTGCTCATGCACTAGTGCAACTAAGCACAAGTCAGGACGCTTTCTCTTTCTGCAAACTCATGATGATaagcaggaggagaaaaatgctAATTTTGTAAGACTTAGCGCAGCCCTGTGTAACAGCTTTCACAAAAGGAGTAATGGATGTGAAGACTACCTGTCTACTAACAAATAATTGTCATGAAATCATCTTTACTTGGGAAAATGTGGAAACAGAAGACTTGTCAGGTCAAAAAAAGTGCAAGTTCTGGTTCGAATGAACTTATTTGAAGGCCACCAGTTATATTGAACAAACTGAGCAACATCTAGTCAAGAAGCTGATTTTGGTCAGATAGATGGGCACAGGGTCTCAGTGCAGCTGATCACCTATATCTCATTATACTAGCACCAAACCTGCCCCATATATAGTAGAATGCTAACTGTGTAGCTTTGAATAATGAATTAGTCAAACCAATTAAGGGAATTAAAGAACTgagaaaaaatgaagaagaaaaaccccaccaaatTGCAGGCAGGAGTCAGAAATTCTATCTCcagctgcagattttttttaaaaattaatagttTATTTACTTTAAATAGTTCCCCACGCCAAATTCAATTAGTATTTCATCATGTTATATGAGCTCAAGTACGGGAATAGGGAACTTTTACAAACCAATCACTAGACTGAAAAGTCATCAGCGTTTAGTCACAGGTCATGTATTTATTTACTCGAATTGTACACACCTTCCCATATCCCAAGAAGCAGCCCATTGCCAGGAGCTGAAGTGTGGACCTTTGTCAAAGTTCCTTTTGATGGTGGTTCCTCCtaggaaagcagagctgagggccAGACTGCCAGCACCAGCGGGTTTTGCTCGGAAagggctgctgtgtgctgtggtgAGAGAAATGCCTGTCACATGGGTGCTGGAAAACACCCAGCGTTTCCTGCGCACGGCACTGCGATAGCGCTTTatctgcagctgggctgtgctctgcgCTGACTCCTCACACACTTTCTGCTGTCATTGAAACAGCCGCTATGGCAATAGCCGCCTATTGGCACCTGTGCTACTCATCGGCCTCGGTCCCACTGCTTCAGGGCTTTGTGGGGTACAAATCAGCACAGccacaaggagcagctgcacgCACACACGTGTGCAGACATGTACACGTATGTCTGGAGTCTCACAGAATACCTATATAGTGTATATACAATGTATTTGCAGTGTATATAGCACATTTCAAAAAGTACACTATCAAGGAGCACAGGATGATGCAGGCTGCAATGCTGTTTAAAAATGAGAACTGCTATAAACAATATTAAAGCTACTCTGAACAGTGCTTTATGAAGAAATGGAAAGTTGAAGTGTATTACTTAGCCCAGGAGAATCCACATAAGTAGTTATGCTACTAGCTCATCCTAGCTTACACTACAGCATGTTTCTGATCCAAACCATTGTGAAACAGCAGAATTGATATTTTTGTGACCCAACATAAAAAAAACATGggtatgagatttttttccattgctgGAATAGAAACCTATCTGAATGCTGTGTAAACAGCTTGCTTTCTTTTGAGGATACATTATTGCTACACAGAGGTAAAAGTCAAGTATTTTTGCTGAAAGCTGCTTGACCCATTTCATTTGAAAGGACCACCTCCTTGTTACTCTTTTTTATTCTTGTGCCCTTGAAAGAGTTGTTTCCCATACATAAGAGGGGGACATGCAACCCTGAAAATGCTACTGCAGCACAACCTTTGGGTTTTCAGATGTGAGTCTGACATTTGCAGTGGATGTCAGGGTGGGTTTTGCTTACATGCCTGAGGATGTGGGAGGATGAAGAAAGCATACCCAAAGCATGCAGGGAATACTTCTAGCAACTGCCAGAGGCAAGGCAATTCTCTCTCATGTGTGGCAtttcacacaaaaataaaaaaatgtgagTGGTTCGTGTTACTCTAAAGACTATTTGCAATTGGAGCCACAGTTTTCAGTCTTTTCTAAAGAGCCAGTGTGGACTCAGAGGAAAACCTGTCTTGGGAGGGGACTCTGGAGGTCATCTTGTCCAGCCTCAGCGCAGGGATAGTGACAATTTCATTCCACAGTTAGCCACCTTTAACATGAATTTCCTCCTGCAAATCCTAGTGGGATTCCTCTGCTGCAATTTATGACATGCTTTTTGTGCTTTTACTGTGCTTTTACTTCAGATAAAAGTCTGCCATTTCTGCAGATGCTACAGTTTGCTGTAGTTGGCAATGAGATTTCTCCCGAGTGCCACCCCTCCTGGCTGAAGGgatccagctccctcagcttctTCTGGTATGTCACATGCAACAGGACAGCCCTTTGCCAGCTCAGTGGGGACTGGAAAGTGAATCACTACACTgcatacaaaaataaaaatgaaagcaaagaaaacccccacaggcaggcaggagggactTTTTGGATCTTTCTTCCCTGCTCTGTAGGGAAGAGACATTGCATCACACGAGTTCTTACAGAGAAGTTTCTGAGGAAGCAACGCAGACTTTCACTGCACAGTGTGTGCCTTCCCTGCTTCCTGCACACAAACCTGATCCTCACTGTTAAACAGCTTGGGCCaacattttaaagatttttaactGCATTAAAAATTCCAATGTTGTAGCTGCATCTACCTAGGGAGACTTTTGACCATAATAAAGATGAAGATCTTCTGAAGGCTCAAAAGTAGTGAGTCATCATTTGCACATGAAGTATTTATTTAACCATGGGCAACACACTGAACTGACCGGGAAGTTAGTAACCAGCACTAACATTCATTAAGAACTGAAATTAATACAGACCTCAAGATAGCTCCAAGTCTTTCATTTAAATGACAAGTTCCCTTAAAATTCTCTGGTTTTCTCCCTTGAAAAGCCatagaattatattttttccaCCACTAAGGAGTGCTGTAGCTTGTTTAAGCCCATTAAGACACACATTTTAGGTGGTGGATCCCTCACCAAATCATCTGCAGACAAAATCTACCAACTTGGAGACATGTGAAATTAATATTCcagaattttttggtttttcttagGTAATCTTCATAGCACAGTAAAGGTGCCAAGTGCTCACTCAGCCAACAGAACCCACAGATAAAACTGGAGAGGTACAGCACAAGCATTGCTCATGCTTTCTTGGTCCACCTACTAAAGTAAAGAAAGGCTTAGTTCTGGTAGTGCCAATGCTCTCTGACACACTGCCACCAGAGGCAACTACTATATTGGTAGAATATGACCCACacgctgatttttttttttttttttttttttttttttttttttttttttttttgcagggaGTGGTTTGAAGCCTCTGCATCTAATCACCAAGTCCAGACCACACTGGGCTGACTCAGCACATGGCACAAGAAGGGCAAGGGGTTGGCAGGCCTGCACTTGGGAAAAGACACGCAGAACTGGGATGTCTGCCCTCATATTCGTCATCAAAAATTGCGCTGCACAAGGAGCAAACGCTTCTGGTAACTACTTTGGACAATAAAATCTGGAAAGATGCAAGTTCCAAAGGTTTCCCTGgccaatggaaaaaaaaatacaaggaagaaaaaagagaatctGCCTTTCACTCATCTCTTTTGCAAGGAGAAATTTGCAAG contains:
- the IL22RA2 gene encoding interleukin-22 receptor subunit alpha-2 isoform X2 is translated as MGRTCPRGREVLFSHGAALLSMRRIMLSFLCLLMHLLQDETTSLLVLGNQDLQDSIKPQKVEFHSLNFNTTLHWQPGWAREARDALYFVQYKVYGQSTWQNKDECWGISSHVCDLTHETSDIQEPYYSRVRAALAGVYSSWSLSCRFTPWRERPPMVTVVHSNKSITVKLQAPRSPYRRKRGSKIPMTNYYDLLYQVFIINNLLDEQHRVLVYEGKDKVIKIEDLRPGVSYCIVAKMYMPMLDHSSAYSSRQCTVLQ
- the IL22RA2 gene encoding interleukin-22 receptor subunit alpha-2 isoform X1; the protein is MGRTCPRGREVLFSHGAALLSMRRIMLSFLCLLMHLLQDETTSLLVLGNQDLQDSIKPQKVEFHSLNFNTTLHWQPGWAREARDALYFVQYKVYGQSTWQNKDECWGISSHVCDLTHETSDIQEPYYSRVRAALAGVYSSWSLSCRFTPWRETMIGPPMVTVVHSNKSITVKLQAPRSPYRRKRGSKIPMTNYYDLLYQVFIINNLLDEQHRVLVYEGKDKVIKIEDLRPGVSYCIVAKMYMPMLDHSSAYSSRQCTVLQ
- the IL22RA2 gene encoding interleukin-22 receptor subunit alpha-2 isoform X3; this translates as MRRIMLSFLCLLMHLLQDETTSLLVLGNQDLQDSIKPQKVEFHSLNFNTTLHWQPGWAREARDALYFVQYKVYGQSTWQNKDECWGISSHVCDLTHETSDIQEPYYSRVRAALAGVYSSWSLSCRFTPWRETMIGPPMVTVVHSNKSITVKLQAPRSPYRRKRGSKIPMTNYYDLLYQVFIINNLLDEQHRVLVYEGKDKVIKIEDLRPGVSYCIVAKMYMPMLDHSSAYSSRQCTVLQ